Proteins from a genomic interval of Chanodichthys erythropterus isolate Z2021 chromosome 8, ASM2448905v1, whole genome shotgun sequence:
- the LOC137024092 gene encoding polymeric immunoglobulin receptor-like: MRDHLYLFFFMIQFSSGCILSNERQTIRITGYTGGSVVLPCSCAHPQSTVITFTWQFHRSGRGWIKVFEDEKYSGRRVLFNENTPHNLSLLISDLRQEDQGHYECKTEQSTSIHLTVKGCDLVQNTEAVIPVTGYSGESVVLPCSCSELLAKPEQIRWMYYVEKAYQEIYPNEKSEKHKNRVKLLNQTSPGNLSLHISALTAEDEGDYYCSVSSQTVSYRLHVEVTLRTEKPHIHTSISLSTLQPSHQTQELEPPQQPHQTPQYIFILVAVFPLALILTFLALSSRYAKVHKHILTVYCK; the protein is encoded by the exons GCTGTATTCTTTCAAATGAGCGGCAGACAATACGAATAACAGGATACACAGGTGGATCAGTGGTGCTGCCCTGCTCCTGCGCTCATCCTCAGTCTACAGTCATCACATTCACATGGCAGTTTCATCGCAGTGGACGAGGATGGATTAAAGTATTTGAGGATGAGAAGTACAGCGGCAGACGTGTGCTGTTTAATGAAAATACTCCACATAATTTGTCTCTTCTCATTTCTGACCTCAGACAGGAAGATCAAGGGCACTACGAGTGTAAGACTGAACAATCTACATCCATTCATTTAACAGTGAAGG gctGTGATTTGGTTCAGAACACAGAGGCAGTGATTCCGGTGACTGGATATTCAGGAGAGTCTGTGGTTCTGCCCTGCTCATGCTCTGAACTACTGGCTAAACCTGAACAGATACGATGGATGTATTATGTAGAAAAAGCTTATCAGGAAATTTACCCAAATGAAAAGTCTGAGAAGCACAAGAACAGAGTCAAACTGTTGAATCAAACATCTCCAGGAAATCTCTCTCTACACATATCAGCACTGACCGCAGAGGACGAAGGAGACTATTATTGTTCTGTCTCGTCTCAAACAGTCTCCTACAGACTTCATGTTGAAG TTACTCTCAGGACAGAGAAACCacacatccatacatccatcagTTTATCAACACTTCAACCTTCACACCAAACACAAGAACTTGAACCACCTCAACAACCACACCAAACACCTCAAT ATATCTTCATTCTAGTGGCAGTGTTTCCCTTAGCACTGATTCTGACATTTCTGGCTTTATCTTCTAGATATGCAAAGGTACATAAACACATTCTTACAGTATATTGTAAATGA